The Hymenobacter swuensis DY53 genome includes the window AACAGCCGGCCGCTGTTTCTGAAGGAAAGCGGCCGGCTGTTGTGTGGTTACGGATGAGTGAGTTGCCTATTCAGGAAGCTGACTGCTGCATGTGCCGCAGCCAAGTTTGAGCCTCTTCTATGTTTTCGAACAGGCGCATCTGAAAGCTGTTGCCAACGCGCAGGTGCATATCCTCCGCTGAGGCCTGACCAAAGACTCCCGGGGCTACTATGTGAGCGTGGTAGCGAAGTCCGGCAGCCAAGGCCTGCGGCATCCATTGGGCTTCGATCCACTCGTTGGCCTGCTTCCAGGAGCCCAGCACGCCCCGGTTGTCATTGAGCATGTACGGGCATTGCGAGTGCTGAAGAATCTCTAAGACGCCGGTAGAGCCCTGTATCACTCCCTCTAGGGATAACAGGCCCTGCCAGTTGTTATAGATCCAGTTGTTCGGCTTATCGAATTCAGTAATGAGGAACGTCTTACCGAAGGAGTTCTGAAAATCATGACGCATTTGGTCAAGATGCCAAACCGGTGCTGAACAGGCAAGGTTTTTAGACTAACGAACAGTAGTACCCGGTGAGTAGCTACCTGCTGAGGGTTAGCCCTGTCAGGATCAGCGCACAGCCAAATGAGAAAAGCCAACAAAAAACGGCCTTCCCGCAATGGAAAGGCCGTTTTTGTAAGTAGCGGGGACGAGAGTTGAATTAGTGGCTACTCTTGCAAAAGTGCATTTGCAGGCCGTAGTGGCAGTTTTTGGGGTTGCGGCGATGCAGGTTTCAGTCACAGGTGTGATAAAATTGTGATGCTCTCACAACCCATTCTCAGAGCTGCCAACTGCAATAGTAGCACCCAGGCCGGCAATTCACGCAAACACGATGGCAACGTACTACGATGCGCGGTGCGGGCCGGCGGCGGTCCGGGTACTTGGTTTGCGACGGAGTATAAAGCCGCCCCCTACGTTACGTTCATAGTAAAGAGAGGGGTGGGTGATAAGGGAAAACAGCAGTGGCCTGCGTAGTACGAAGCTACGCAGGCCACACCAAAACCGATAGAATACCGGGTTCAGTTACCGGGTCCGGCACTTAAGAATGGAAAGGTTGCTTTCATCCCATAAGGGGCTGCCTACGGTTTAGCTTACACCGGGAAAAACTGGCAAGTATAATATATAAGGTATTTAAGATAAGGCCTTTTCCCAGAATAGGATTGTTCATTTGTCTTGTAAAATCTACGTTTTAACTGGTAAAAATACAGAACTAACGAAATTGTACTGGCGTACAAATGCCGTTATGGTGCATAGAAAGCAACTTTGCACCTAATTACTATCTAGTAAGACCTTTACGGCTTCTCCGACATACCACACCTCTACCATCTCAAAATGAAACTAAGCGCGACTCCATTTCACCCGGTAACGGGAGATTTGCTGCCGGCCTATAGGGACGCGTATCTACGCGGTGACCTATCCAGCCAGAATACGGAACTCGTTGACGCGTTCCTTAAAGCAGATAAACAAGTGGCTGATGAAACGCTCAGCCGCTTTTACGAACTCAAACAAAAAGGCCACCAGGTAAAGCCCGTGGGCTGGGTGCAGCGGCAGTTCGAGCTGATGCGCACCGAGCCGGAGCGGTTTCGCCGCCGGGCGGCTTCCCTTATCGTGGGCAGCGCCCTGGTAAGCGGGGCCGTCTTCGCCGGAGCCAACCTGCCCAACACGCCCACGGAAGCCGTGCCGGTTACGAGCGAGTTGGCCGAGTCGGCCGCCGAGGCCAGCGCGTTGCGCGTTTCCACGGTAGCGGGCCGCATTCTGGATGAAAATGGCAAGCCCCTGGTGGGCGCTACTGTGTGGGTGAAAGGCACCCGTACGGGCGTCAGCACGGATGCTGAGGGCCAGTATACGTTGCGCATGGCTGCCGGGCAGCCGGCCACGCTGCAATACGCTTACGCGGGCTACAAGGAAGAGGAAGTGATTCGCTCTAAGGGCGGCACGGCCAACGTCACGCTGCTGCCCCGCACCGGAAAGGCTGCCACGGCTAAAAAGCGCTGGCTGTTTTTTTAACCCGCTAACCCAGCGCGCCGCCAGCTCCGGTAGTTTGTGGGAAGCCGACCGGAACCGGCGGCGCGCTGTGAGCCCGGCCCCTGCGCGCCGGGCATGCCATCCTTGTTCAACGCTTACTCTCACCGCTAACTCAAGCAGTTGCATGCGCATCCCTTTTCTAAACCAGTTGGTGGTGAAAAAAATCACGGGAGATGCCGTGGGCGCTACGCGCTCCAGTGCGGAAACGCTCATTCAGCACCTGCTGCGGGAACTGCCCGAATTAGTGGCCGTCGCGGTGGTGGACACCGCCTCCAGCAAAATGGTAGCCGCTTACACGGCGACGCCCAAATTCGACCCCTACAAGCTTACAGGGCGCAGTACCGACTTGTTTCGGGGGCTGCAGCGGATGCTCGCCGCCCCGTGGCTGCAGGGCCAGCAGGTAACCGATCTGGTAGTGGTGCTCGATGAGCAGCTGCATTGCCTGCGCCCCGTGGGCCAGGGCCGGCAGATCGTCTACCTGGTCGTCCGGTTGGCCGATACGAATATGTCGCTGGTGCGGGACATTCTGCGTCGGCACGCCTTTTAACGTTTCTTTTTTACACTTTCTTTTTTCGCGTTCATGTCCACGTTGACCCCCAACCAAGTAATTCAAAACATCCTGAAAGAACTGCCCTCGCTGGTAGCCGTAGCCGTGGTGGAAACGGAAACGGGTATGCCCCTGGCGCACCATTCGAACCTGGCTTCGTTTGATGCCGAAACGGCTGCCGCTTACAACACGGAGGTAGTAAAGCAGAAGTTAAAAGCCATTCAGGCCCTGAAGCTGAACCAGACCATCCAGGACATCCTGCTGACCCTGACCGACCAGCTGCACCTGCTCAAGCTCTCGGCCGACGGGGGCAAGTTCATCTACCTGGCCGTGAACTCGGCTGATACGAACCTGGCCATGGCGCGTCAGATTGTAAAAAGCCAGGCTGCCGTTCTCAACTAGGGCGCCCCACGCGTGTAGTAGCCGCAGAACGGGCCCGCCGACCAGCTGTTACCAGCTGCCGGCGGGCCCGTTCTGCGTGTGGTGCAGCACGAAACCCGTTGCGCCGACCACTGGGCTACCGGACGGGGTGCAGAAGAGCAGAAGCGAATTAAGGGGTAGCTGGCGGGCTACAGGCCCAGGCGCGGGCGGCGTGCACGTCAGTGAAGTAGCGTAGCTCGATGGGCAGGCTTTCGACCGGGTAGGTGTACTCCTCCTGAATCAAGGCGCGGTTGAGCCAATCCTCCGATTCCAGCATGGCCAGGCGGCGCAGGCCCCCGGCGGCCAGGGCCGGCAAGATGTGCGTGCCTACCCAGGCCAGGTCTTCGCGCTCCATGGGCCCTAGCCGCCGGTCGTCGGCAACCCACCCCGTGGTCTGGTACTGCTGCACGTAGGTGACGGCCTGCAGGACGGCCTCCCGGAAGAAGGAACTGCTCACGTAGTCTCCCCACACCGCTTCCAGGGCATTGCAGCCAATATCGTGCAGGTAAAAGGTGACGAAGGGAAAGGAGGCAAGGTGCACCATCGAGTAGCGGTGTGAGAGGGCAAATGGTCTGCTCGAAGGGCAGGAAGGAGCACCGGAAGGGCACCATCCTACGGCACGCTACTCCCGGGCGAGGATACAGGAGGGCTATCTTACGTGTGCTGCTGCTGCGTGGTTTGGAGCCAGCGCTGGGCCTCGGGCAGGTTATCGAACATGTGCATCTGCAGCTGACCCTCAAAACCCAGCAGCATGGACGTGGCCGACTGGGCCGCCAGCGACTCGGAGCTGACGATGTGGGCGAAGTGGGTCAGGCCGCTGGCAATGGCGCGCGGGGCCCAGTTGGTGACAATCCACTCCACGGCGTGGTCCCAGGGGCCGAGCACCTGGCGGTTGTCGTTGAGCAAGTAGGCGCAGGCGTGTTCCTGCAGCGTGGGCAGGCAGGCATCGGCCCCGGCAATAATGCCGGTGTAGGTCTGGTAGCCGACCCAGTTGTTGTACACCCACTTGTTGGCTGGGTCGTAGGCAATGGTCAGGTAGACCTTGCCAAAGCCATTGGTAAGTTCAGTAGGCATCGGGGGAAGGTAGTCGTAGGAAGAAAATGCTACCGCAAAGGTAGCTCCGGCAAAGTCGGCAGCGCCGCCGCTTCCGGAGAAACTAGCAGACCGGTGGGCCTGCTGGTGGGTATCCGTGGCCGCCCGGCTCCAGCGGTCCAGGATGGAGTTGATGGTATCAGCGCAGGTGCCGGGCTTGTCCTTAGCACAACCCAGTTTCTCGTTCCAGTCGCCGGGCCGGCAGGATTCGAAGGAATTCAGGCGCAGGCTGTCCCAGCGAAAAATCAGGCGAATCGGGGCAGTACCCTTTTTCTTGGATAGGCAGCGGGAGGGGCACTATACACTGCGCTGCTCCTGAGCGAAACCAAATGGTAAGCATTTTTGTAGCCAGCCTGTACTCTGCACTTTTCTCAGACCTGCTTGCCTCTTTCCTATGCCTTTACATCACCTGATCTATCTAAGCACCCCTACCGTTTCTTTCTCGTCTCAACAATTACAGGACCTCTTGCAGGTATGTCGCCTCAACAACGCTCGGAGCGAACTGACGGGTGTACTCTTTTATGGTCAGCGGCACTTTATGCAGCTCATTGAAGGGGAGCAAGACAAGGTGTACGCCCTGTATGAACACTTACGCCAGGATGCGCGCCACAAGAACCTGATCAAGATTGCCGATAAGCCGATTCAGGCCCGTGGGTTTGCCGACTGGTCCATGGCCTTTCAGTGCCTGGAAGGAGCGGAGGCCGAGCAGGGCTTTCAGCAACTGGAATCGGTCACCCTAGAGCGCCCGATGCTGGCGGCGGCCGATGCGCTGCTGCTGGAGACAATGCGCCAGCGGCTACTGGCTGAGTAGGGCAAATGAGGCAGGAATGGTGACGGGCATATCAGTTCGACGGGGTATGCTCACTTGCTGCCATATCCGCTTCAGCAGGAGCCGAGCGCCGCGTGAGCTGCTGCCGGAAGAGGAAGAAACCCACGCCCAGCAGCATAACCAGCGCAAAAACTTCCTTGGTCGACGGCCTGGGCACGGTGCTGCGGCTGCTGTTTGCGCCCACACGACTGGCGTACGAGGGTTTTAGCCTGCTAGTAAAGGGCCTGGCGGAGTGGGTCCGGCAGTCGGAGCCGGCCAAGGCGGTCATCCTGGTCATGCTAACCCCACTCCGCATGCTCTTCGATATGCTGCGCGACTCGCCGGCGTTTTTCGAAGGCTTTAGCGCCGCCGCGCAGGCAAGCTTCGGGCAGGTGGGCAAGGCCTGGCGCGCCGTGCTGCGCGGCGACTTCAGCGCCGCCGGCGAGGAGCTGGCCAGCATCGGCGGGGCCGCCGGCCGCGCCTACCTCAAGGCCTTCGACGCGGCTCGGGCCAGCCGGCCGGCGGAGGCCACGGCCACCACGGCCGCCGGCGGGGAGGAGCCAGACGGCAACAAGCCCGGGGCCGGCGGGGATGGAACTACTCAGGCTGAGCGGGATAAAGCAGCGAAAGAGGCCCAGGCAGCCCGCGAAAAGGCCCGCAAGGAAGCCAAAGCCGCTCGTGACAAAGCGGATCAGGAGCACCTGAATGGCCTCAAAAAGCTGGTGCAGGACGAACTCGTGGTACTCAGTGACCGGGACGCGCTGCGGGCCCAGCGCGAGCTGGCCGGCTACAACGACGAGCTACGGCGCCGCGACCAGCAGCGGCAAAAACTTTTCGATGCCGCCGCCGCGCAGGTCGACAAGCTCACCGGGCTGGAGAACGACTACTCCCAGCGGGTGGAGGCTATCATGCAGGAGCGGGACCTGAGCCTGCGCGAGCTGCAGGCCGGCTTCGATGAGGAGTCAGCGAAGCGCAAGCAGGAGCAACTGGACCAGAAGATTGCCCAGGGCCAGGCCGAGCAGGAGCAGGCCCTGGCTGAACTGGACCTGCAGCTGACCAACGGCGTGCTCAACGAGTGGGCCTTCCAGGATGCGGTGTATGCCGTCAAGCAGGCCGCCCTGGAGCGGGAACTGGCGCTGGTCAAGCTGAAGAACGGGGAGGAGTCGGCCGAGTACAAGGCCCTGCAGGCGGAGAAGCTGCGCAACCAGGCTGATTTCATTGCCTCGCGCAAAGGCATGGATGAGGGGCTCTACAAGATGGAGAAGGGCATCACGGCGGCCCACAAGCTGCTGGGCTCCGAGGAATTCACGGCCCTGACTGAGCTATTGGGTAAGAAAACGCTGGTCTACAAAGCGGCCATGGCGGCGCAGAAGGCCCTGACCATTGCCGAAATCGGGATGGGCGTAGTCAAGCAGTTTGCCTCTAATGCCGAAGCCGGGGCGAAAATTGCCGCCATGGCGCCCCCGGTATCGATTCCGCTGGGCACGGCTTATACGGTCGGAGCTAATATCCTGGCCTCCGCCACGGCCGGGGCGGCGGTGGCCAAGGTGCTGGGCATCGGCTTCCGTCAGGGCGGGCCCACCGGCAGCGCGCCCGTGGGGGAGGGTGCCGGGCTGGCCGGCCTGCGCATCGGGACCAGTGGCAAGCTGCTCGATGCCGAGGGCTTTGCCGTGGCCGGGGTGGTGCACGAGAATGAGTACGTGATTCCCGAGTGGATGCGGGCTGATCTGAAGGTGGTGCAGATCGAGCAGTTCCTGGAGCAGAAGCGCCTGCGTGGGTACATCGAAGGTGGCGCCACCAGCGGCAACGTGACTGTGCCGGCCGCCGGTACCGGGGCCGCTCCGGAGACGGAAGTGCAGCTGCTGCTGCTGGCCGTGCTCGGCCGCCTGGACTTGCGCCTGGTCGACGTGGAGCAGTGGGCCCGCGACCTGAACGTGGTGCTCGACGTGTACGGACTGGAGCAAACGTTTGAAGAACGGGACGCCACCCGGAAGGCGGCCGAAATCCGGTAAAATGGGTGTTCGAATTATGTAGTGAAAGAAGCCCCCGAAAAACCGCGTTTTCGGGGGCTTTTGCGTGGGTGGTAAAAGTGGTCGGAAAAGATCCTATTTCGATCAACTTATTAATCCGCGTAGGATGTAACTCTCTCCTACTATGTAGTCACTTACACCCTCAACCTATGTAGTCACTTACACCCTCAACGCGATAGCTGATGGCCATTTTCGGATCAAAGGCTGGTGTGTAGTAGGCCGCTATCCGTGAATCAAATTCATCACAGAGCTTATGTTGCTTGGCATAGAGCCTGTCCGCTTCGGTCTGAAACGTGACCTCAAATGCGGACCAATCATAGCGCATGCTGATGGCTAAGCTGGGTGTGATGATGGCCGCAATGGTAAATACCTCTGAAAAGTCCTGCTGTTGCCTGGCTCTAGTTTTTCGTTGTCGTAGGATGACTCTGTATAACCAAAGCAGGACCAAGATTAAGAGAGTAAAGAATAGATAGAGAGATATTTTCATAGACTCAAAAATACAAATGCTATAGAATCTTTAGCAAATGGCCCTGTCCATACAAGGGACGGTTTATGCACAGTCTGACCAGCATTGAAAACGCCCCCGAAAACGCGGTTTTTCGGGGGCGTTTCTGATACCCTTTTCTGGACAGTCATTCGTGTCCAGAAACCGAGCGTTTGCCGGACAGCCATTCATACTCCCTTGATTCTTGGAAACGAATAAATAGGCCACCGAGAACTGGAAGGCGTGGCTGCGGTAAGGTGCATTAATATGCATAGCTATTCTCAGAGTCAGTGCGGGTTCGAATATTTAATTTTGATATGAATAGGATAGTATTTTGTCGGGGCTAAATTTGCACACTGTCTCTCTTCTACCGTTTAAATACGTTAACGTTCTTTTTTTTTGTTTTTTATGCGTGCTTTATTTGCTTGGCCACTACTGCTTAGCTCACTAGGTTTGGGTAACTGCGCCGCTCCCTCCGCCGAGTCTGCCTCTAATACTGCCCCAGTCGCAGCACCAGCGCGTAGCGATGATTCTACAGGCGTTGCAATCAGCAGGAAACCCGGACCTGACTCCACTCAACAGCCTGTCCAAGCGGAAGACATCTTGAGCGAGGACACAGCGTATGCGGCAACATTACCCGTCCTAGATGACGCTGACGGCTCGGTGCACATCCGGATAACGGTTAATCCTCAAGCCCATACGCTGGAAAAAATGACGGTGCTTTCCACACCTCACAAGCCAACGGTAACTTACAGACAAGTGGGTGAGGGCATAGGTAAGTATGATTCGACCACGGGCCGCTACTACTTCGTTCGACTCTATCAGAAGATAAGCAAGCTCAATGCTCTGGTAACCGATAATGGCGACATTCTAGAAATTGCGGGATGGATAAATCCTGCGGACGCCACCGCAGCCGTGGCGCACAAAGTAGCTACCTAAGATGTTGCATAGGATTGGTGTTCGGATTAGAACACTTTTTCACCCCCTGCCAACGCCCCCGAAAACGCGGATTTTCGGGGGCGTTTTTGACTAAGTAATTCGAACACTACATTTAGGCAATGAGAGTAGCCCTATATGCTCGTGTCTCCACAGCTGATAAGGACCAGGACCCGGAGAACCAGCTGCTCGTGCTGCGCCGTCATGCTGAGCAGGCCGGTGATGTCGTTTATAAGGAGTACGTTGATGAGGAGTCCGGCCGCAAGAGCACGCGCCGGGCTTTCCAGGAAATGATGCGCGATGCCCAGAAGCGCAAGTTCGACCTGGTGCGCGTGTGGGACCTGAGCCGCTTCAGCCGCGAAGGTATCGAGAAGGTGTTTGAGCACACCTCCTTGCTGGAGCAGTGCGGCGTCAGCTTCTGGAGCTACTCGGAGCCGCTGCTCAATACGACCGGCCCGATGAAGGATTTGATGAAGGCCATGATATCCTGGGCCGCCGGCTACTACTCGCAGCGCCTGAGCGAGAACGTGAGTGCGGGCCTGGCCCGAAAGAAGCAGAAGGCTGCGGAGAAAGGGGAGGTATATGTGCACGGCCGCCGGGGCCTGTTGCCGGAGCTGGTAGCACAGATCCAGCAGCTGCAGCGCGAAGGCCTCAGCGTCCGGAAGATCAGCGCGGCTACTGGTGTGCCGCCAGGTACTTTGCACAAGTACCTGGTGAAAGAAGAAAGCCTCGCTGAGTAGCGGGGCTTTTTTGTGTCCTTTTTGACCGTGGCAGGGGATGGCAGTTTTGGGCCTCAATCAACCAAACCCAACCCTCAATAAGAAGTTACATTGTGCTGCTCTTCGGCAGCTTCGCCCTGTTACTGGCCACCGCGTGCAGCAGGCCGGCCCCGCCCACTCTGCCGCCTGCGCCGGTCAAGTACTTCTTCCGTGAGCACCGGTGTGCACCGGTGCAGGACTCACGCGGAGCTGCTCCTGCCAAGGAGCAGCTCCGCGTGAGTCAGGTGGCCACGTCAACTAAGCAGGTCGCAGCTCCGTCGCCTCGTTTTTACACCAGGTGGCGCAGGGTGCACGGCCGCTGGTATCACTTTACCTACCGAGTAGGAGATAAGCGTGCCATGGTACAGCATCCAGATCCAGGCCGGCGAAGTAGTGTTTTGGTATAATACTGCCCCAAAACTGTCCCCCGGAAAAGAAAAAGGGCCTCAGCGAGTAGCTGAGGCCCTTTTTTGTGGTCGTGTAAGGAATGAGCCTGTATATTGTCTGTAGGTCAGCCTAAAAGTCCGGCATCTTGGCCAGCTGCTCATCGTCATCGAACATGCCCAGCCGGCGCAGGTAAGTCGCCGTGATGCCGGCGTGGGCGTGCCGACAGTGGCGGCGCACCAGCTCAATATCCTTGTGGCTAGGTACAGGTTGATGGCCCCTGTGTGCTTGTAGCCATACACGGTATGCTCCCCGTCGTTCAGGCCCACGGCCGTCAGCACTTTGCGGTGGCGCTTGGCAAACCAGTTCTTGCCCACCGGCACCGGCCCGGGCTTGTGCTCCTTGGTGAACACGTACGCGTCGAGCGGATAGGTGCGCAGGCCGGCCTTCTCAATCAGGGCTTCGAGTTGGTGCACGATGGCCACGTGCTCGGCCTTGCCGTTCTTGGCCCGGGCGGCCGGGACCAGCACTGTGCGCGGCTTGAGGTCCCGCACGCGCAGCAGGCGCAGCTCACTGCCACTGCGGATGAAGCCGTAGTAAATGAAGCTTATATATAAGAGGAGTTGCTCGTCGCCGCGCGCGCGGATTTCCGCCGTGATGGCCTGCTGCTCCGGCTCCGTGTAGGGCACATGAATAGGGGAGGCCTCCACCTTGCGCAGCTCGGTGGGGGCGCAGGGGTTGCGCAGCAGGACTTCCTGCTTGACCAGGTAGTTGAAGGACGCGTTGAGGCTGTTGCGGTAGTTGTTGTAGGTTTTGGCCTCGATGCCGCGCTTGCTCTGCTGGTCCAGAAAGTTGGTGACGTGGGCCAGGGAGAGAAATTTGAGCGGCAGGGTGGCAAACGGCGGGTACTCGCGAATGCGGCGCAGGGCCACGTTGTAGAACGCGGGGCCCACGCCGGCCGCCTTCTTGCGCTCTACAACCCATTCGATGGCTTCGCGC containing:
- a CDS encoding carboxypeptidase-like regulatory domain-containing protein, giving the protein MKLSATPFHPVTGDLLPAYRDAYLRGDLSSQNTELVDAFLKADKQVADETLSRFYELKQKGHQVKPVGWVQRQFELMRTEPERFRRRAASLIVGSALVSGAVFAGANLPNTPTEAVPVTSELAESAAEASALRVSTVAGRILDENGKPLVGATVWVKGTRTGVSTDAEGQYTLRMAAGQPATLQYAYAGYKEEEVIRSKGGTANVTLLPRTGKAATAKKRWLFF
- a CDS encoding site-specific integrase, which encodes MNKYTTLRERQRVCKEKLAETRRLREEGYTAGETPAVSIGIDPKKATVREAIEWVVERKKAAGVGPAFYNVALRRIREYPPFATLPLKFLSLAHVTNFLDQQSKRGIEAKTYNNYRNSLNASFNYLVKQEVLLRNPCAPTELRKVEASPIHVPYTEPEQQAITAEIRARGDEQLLLYISFIYYGFIRSGSELRLLRVRDLKPRTVLVPAARAKNGKAEHVAIVHQLEALIEKAGLRTYPLDAYVFTKEHKPGPVPVGKNWFAKRHRKVLTAVGLNDGEHTVYGYKHTGAINLYLATRILSWCAATVGTPTPASRRLTCAGWACSMTMSSWPRCRTFRLTYRQYTGSFLTRPQKRASATR
- a CDS encoding recombinase family protein, which produces MRVALYARVSTADKDQDPENQLLVLRRHAEQAGDVVYKEYVDEESGRKSTRRAFQEMMRDAQKRKFDLVRVWDLSRFSREGIEKVFEHTSLLEQCGVSFWSYSEPLLNTTGPMKDLMKAMISWAAGYYSQRLSENVSAGLARKKQKAAEKGEVYVHGRRGLLPELVAQIQQLQREGLSVRKISAATGVPPGTLHKYLVKEESLAE
- a CDS encoding BLUF domain-containing protein is translated as MPLHHLIYLSTPTVSFSSQQLQDLLQVCRLNNARSELTGVLFYGQRHFMQLIEGEQDKVYALYEHLRQDARHKNLIKIADKPIQARGFADWSMAFQCLEGAEAEQGFQQLESVTLERPMLAAADALLLETMRQRLLAE